From the Mycobacterium noviomagense genome, the window CCCATACCGTGACTGTCCGGCAGCACATACATCTTCGAGAGTTCGACTGCGGGGCGGATGCTGACAGCCCGCTGGACGTCGGCATCGTCGCCGACGCCCGACACCAGCATCGCGTAGCCCACGAGTCGATTGCCGTGCGCCGCAACGAGGATCACTCGTTGCGGATCGGCGAGATACTCGGCGAAGCGCGCCACCGACAGGTGGGCGTCGACGAACGACGCGATGTTTTCGGCCGTCACCGACGGCGGGCAGGCCAGCGGAAAAGTGCATGCGGCGAGCGCGGCCAGCTGGTCGATGTCGACCGACTCCGCGGCGGCGACGCGAACCTCTACAGGTTCCACTGGGCCAGGTGCACAACCGTCTTGCGGTCCAGCAGCACCACATTGGAAACCGGATCGCGGTAGGCGTCCCAATACACGCCGCCGTGCACCGTGGCGCCGGGGGGCGCGTTCAGCAGCGCGGTGTCCAAGGCATCGGGAGCATCGGATGCCCGCGACGTGTAGGCGTCGGCGAAGGGGGTCACCCCGTCGAAGGTGAAGTCGGACGCCATTCGGACCGGGGTGGGCGGTTCGACGGGGCTGACGGTGACGTCGGCGACGATCTTGCCGGTGTCGACCCTCAAGGTGTCACCCAGTCGGCCGATGGGCGCAGCTCCGGCCGAGGCGCGCGGAGCGGCGATGACCGCCCCGGCGACGAACGTGACCAAGACAAGCAGCCAGCGGCGCACTTTCCCTCCTCAGCGACGTTGGAATGATCGCATACCGCCATTACGCGTACGAGCAGGTTGCACCACATCGCCGTCCGGTCAGCCGGCTTCCAGACGCAGCAGCGCGGACTTGGCCTGTTCTCCGCCGGCGTACTGGCCGATCGAGCCATCGGACCGTACGACGCGGTGGCATCCGATCACGATCGGCAGCGGATTGCGTGCACACGCGGTTCCCACAGCGCGGACGGCGCGGGGGCTACCCACGGCGGCGGCCACGCTGGCGTAGCTTTCCCGTTGCCCGTAGTCGATGCGGCGCAGCTCTTCGATGACGGCGCGGCGGAAGCCGTTGGCCAGCCGCAGATCCAGTGGAAGCTCAAAGTGCTTGCGGCGCTTGGCAAAATAGTCGTCGATCTGGCGGGCAGCGGCGTCCAACCGAGCCGGTGCCCGCAGAATCCGCGGACTCACCGAGCGGGCCAGTGCGTCCAGCACCAGGGCGTGGTCCTGCACGTCGTAGGCCACCCGCACCAAACCGCTATCAGTGGCGGCCAACAGCAGCGCGCCCACCGGCGTGTCGATAGTGCGGTAGGCCACGTCGAGCAACCCGTTTTCGTCGGCGCTGCGCTCGAGTCGGGTGTGCAGCCGGGCCAACGTGGCGGGCTCGTCGGCGTCATAGCTAAAAACCTTGGTGCTCATGCGATTTCATCTCTCTCGTAGGTTTTGCGAAGCGTCTTGATGCCGTCGGCAGCGGCGCGGCGGGCGGCGTCGGGGGAGTTGCCGAGCAACTCGGCGATCTCGGCGAACGGCAACCCGGCGATGTGGTGGTAGGCCACGGCCAGGCGTTGTTTGTCGGGAAGCCGGCTCAGCGCGGCCCACAGGCCCTGGTCGCGGGAAGCGGGATCGCTGTGGATGGCGGGCCCGTCGGCGATGTCGTCGGTCGGGACGGGCCGCCGAGATCGGGCGCGGCCGGCGTCCACGGCGCGACGGTGGGCGATCGTGACCAGCCACGCCTCCACGTTGGTGCCAGGAGCTAAGCGCGGGTAGGCGCGCAACGCCGACAGAAACGTTTCCGACCACGCATCTTCGGCGTCGTCGGGGCCGGCCACGGCGCGGCATACCCGCAGCACGGTTGCGCCGTGTTGGGCCACCACATCCTCGAACGGTCTCATTGCTCCCACATTGTGTAGACGCTGCGGGCCGTCGGGATGTGAGATGCGTTCAGTCGGCAGCGTCGCCGCCGGCGCCGGCCACGATCGATTCCAGCACCGAAGTCAGATCGGCCTCGGCGCGTTCCTTGTCGACACCGGCCCGGTGCAGCGGCCCGTCACCGTCTTCGAGTTCGAGCAGCGCGAGTAGCAGATGTTCGGTGCCGATGTAGTTGTGCCCCAGCCGAAGAGCTTCGCGGAAGGTCAGTTCGAGCGCCTTGCGGGCCGGTCCGCTGAACGGGGTCAGCTGCGGCGGCTCGTCGCAGGCTGGCGGCAGCGTCACCGCCGCGCGAACGGCGTCGGGGTCCACCCGCTGCTCACTTAGCAACTTGGTGGCCAGCGCATCGGGATCGCTGAGGAGACCGAGCACCAGGTGATCGGGAGTGATCTCGCGGTTCCGGGCTTCCTGTGCGGCGTTCTGGGCGGCGACCACCACGTTGCGCGCCCGCGGGGTAAAGCGCCCGAAGCCCTGGTCGGGGTCGAGGGCAGCCATGTCAGCCCTGGGGACGAACCGCTTCTGGGCGGCCTGCTTGCTGACACCCATGCTCTTGCCGATATCGGTCCATGAGGCACCGGAGCGCCGCGCCTGGTCGACGAAGTGCCCGATCAGATGGTCGGCGACCTCGCCGAGATGCTCGGCCGCCAAGACGGCGTCGCTGAGCTGATCCAGCACGTCGGCGTGCGCTTGTTTGATGGCGTTGATCAAGTCGTCGAGCCGGATCGGATGGGTGACGGACGTCGGGCCGGGCCCAGGCATAGCGTCAACCTTAGGTTGACGATCCGCGTGTTGTCAACCATTGGTTGACGCGGCCCGCGCGGCGGGCTTGCCGCGGCGGCGATTCGGTTGTCGACGGCGAATTGCTCGCCGAGCGGCAACACCGACGCTGTGGAAGAATCAGCGGCCGATGAGACTTCTACTCGCGCTGACCAGTGCTGCGGTTGTGATCAGCTGCGCCGGTTTTGCACACGCCGACCCGTCCGGCGACGATGCGGGCTTCCTGGACGGCCTGAATAAGGCGGGCATCACCTACCAAAACCGCGACAGTGCTATCGCGGCCGGTAAAGGGGTGTGCCAGATGCTCGATGACGGCAAGAACGGCATGGACATCGTCAAGCAGCTGAGGGATGCCAACCCGGGCTTCAGTGCGCACGACGCGGCTAACTTCACGATGCTGGCGGCTGCCGCCTACTGCCCGACGCAGCTCAATGGTGGCGGTGGCAGCAACAAGAGCTAACTGCGCGGCCTCAGAGCAGCGGATAACGGCGACCCGAAGCGGCTACCCGAGCTAATCCAAGCTTCCCGGCGTCCCGGCCGGCACCTGCATGCCGAGCCAGTTGCAGGGCATCCATGTGCGCCACGCAATGAACGCGCACTGTTGCTCTGGTGTGAGCGGGCCTGGGCCGGCGCACGGCACGTCGGGGCCGCCGCAGGGTGCAGGTGGGTCGGCGTGGGCGGCGGGAGGAGCGCCAATCAGGACGCCGAGTGCCACGCCGGCGAACATCGAAATAGTGACGACAGCTGTCTTCATGTCGAATTCCTTTTTGTGCGAATCGGCTCGGTACCCAAGAGGCTGACCATTTGCCACGGCAGCGAATGCGTCTGGCGGTGCACTGGCCCGGCTGTCAGCACGAGATGTTCGTCGTCGGCCCGCGCCGCCAGAGCCGCCCGCCGCCAGTGCTCACGGTCGAGGAGCCAGCTGCCTTGCAGGCAACGGGTTTCCAGGCCGCAGCGCGCACTCGTGTGTTTAGCCATCCGTTTCCCTTCCGATTCGCAGGATGCTACGAGCCGCCACTGACAACGTGGTCGAATTCGACAACGGCGGTCGGCGATCTTCCCGCACAAACCAATTGGGTGCGTTTGAAGTGCGCTATTGCGGTGTACAGGTAGCTACCACTCCGATTAAGGAAGGCCGACGATGAAGCTAATTGCACCTGCCACGATCGCGATCGCCATGCTGCTGTTCAGCGGATGCTCTGCCTCACAGGTCATCAACACCGGTGGCGACACTAAATGCAAGGACTTCACGACGCAGGACGAGAAGAAGCAAAACGACGAGGTCAGCAAAATGCTCAAGGACCAGAGTGGTGCTGAGCCAAATAATCTGCAGATTTCCGCAACCCGCATGTCGGCGATGACCTACTGCCAAACAATCGGCAAGCCAGACAGCAAGATCTCCGAGGCGCCGCACGGCTGACCGAACAACGAGTGCACGTCAGCGGTGGTCCGGGGCCATGGCCCGGACGGCCCATCCGGCGGCAGCGGCAGACAGGACGTGCCAGGCGCCGTGGTACTGCCAGAGGCTGTCCGGCCGGCACAGCGGCGACCCGGAGCGTCCGGCCGCGTAGGCGGCAATTCCCAGCGCGAAGACGCCGGCCGGTGCCGCCCAGGCCGACCACCGGCGCCGGCTTCGGACCAGGCCGACGGCGTACACCGCTCCGGTCGCCACGATGGGCCAGTCGTGAGCGGGCTTGGCCCACGACGGCTGGGGTCCGTGGTAGGCGAAGCTGCCGACCCCGACGGCCACCAGCGCAAGCCCCGCGGCCACGGCCAACGGCGCCCTGACCCGCGCCGCCCAGGACAACACGGCCACCCCGGCGGCAATGTAGGCCAGGCTCGTGATCGCGAGGACCGGCTGCGCCAGCGCGGCACCCACGACGACGCGCTCGCAGTCCGAGTGACCGAACGCGGGAGCGGTCAAGGCCTGCATGGCGATCCACCGTAGTGCGGCAGATCGAGGGCCGCCCTGCAGTCACAACCCTTCAGCTAGAGAAAATCCTCGCCAATCGGTTGACGTAGGTAGCGACCTCCGGCGTGAAGTATTTGTACGTGTGGATGCCACACGGTTTTGGGTCGTAGGTGTGCTGTATGCCAGCGAATCTCAACGCGACATGCAGACCGAGGGTCGTTTGGCCGGTGCCTGCCTCCAGAGCGCCCGCGGCGGGGTTTGTGACGAGCGTTTCGGCGTCGGCGGCATCACACGGCGAGCCATCTGCCGCGGTGAGATAGATGTCCATGCCCCGCAGTTGGGATGCATTAGCGACTGGGTTGGCTGCGCGCCATCGACCGGCGTCCAGCGCTGGGTCGCCAAACATTCCGAAGGGGTCATACTGGCCAGCTGATAGACCGTCGGCGCACTTGCGCTGTTCCACGGTCGCCCCGATGATGACGGCACTCTCGTCGGGGGCCTGGTTGTTATCGCCGCCTGACAATGTTCCAACGGCACGGAACAGTTCCGGATGCTTCACGCCATAATGTGCGGCGCCAAAGCCGCCCATCGAGACGCCGGCCACGGCGCGGTGTCCTTTGTCAGGGAGTGTGCGAAACTGCGTGTCGATCGCTGGGATGACCCGGTTAATGATCTCCGTTTCGTAATTGTGGCTGCCGTCTTTCCAGTCGACGTAGAAGCCGGTCAGCCCGCCGGGCGGCGTAACGACGATGAACTGTTGGTTGTCGGGGAACGTGCTTGTCACCGAGATGAGATTGGTGCGGACCAGAAACGAGTCCACGTTCGAATCCGCCCCATACAGGAGGTAGAGCACGGGATAACGCCGCATCGAGGTGTCATACTGCGGCGGCAGCAGGACCGACACAGGATTTTCGTCGACGGCGATGTGCTGGATACGTGGGCCGCTCGCGGTGGCCGTGTCCGGATGAACCGTTGAGCAAATGATGTCGGGAATTTGGATGGTGGCCTTTGCAGCGGACATGCCAACGACCGTGCTTGTGCCGAGCAAGACAGCATAAGTTGTTGCCGCCAGCTGCTTTTTCATTGAGGCACGATAGTCGTCTCGTCGTAACAGCGAAGAAACGGCGTGAACACTGTTTTCTCTCGAAATACTTGGATTGCCCTGTCGCTCGAAAGATCGGTGGTGGAGGCCTCGACGAGCGTTGCGATCGCCGCATCGGTGACCTTGGTGAAGAACGCCGAGAAGCGCGGACCAGCACCAGCGGCGCAGCACCGGCGAGATTCCCTGTGTGGCACTTCTCCCACATATGACGGAGACGCAGCTTCCCGGCCCTGGCGCGGGTCGAGTCCGCTGTTGGGGCTGAGCTTGCGGGTTCGCCGTAGCTCGCGGAAGGCTCGGCCCTTGGTTGCGATCGCGTCCGCGCTGGCCAGGGTTTTGGACAACCCGCGAGCGCAGTCGGTGCGGCCGGCGGAGGCCAACCAGCCGCCCTCGATCCTGAACCAGTTGTCAGAGCGTTCGCCGCGTGCTCCGGAAGCTGGCCGCGGTCAGGTCGCGATCGAATGGAGATTTTCTCAGGTCTCGCTGTAATGGCCGCCATGGTGCAAGGAGCCGATTTCTCTGCCCTATCCTCCCCTTTGCGCTCTAATGATCTGTGGTCGACAGCGACCGGGAAATCGAGACGTTGCGGGGAACGCATCAGAGATTCGGTCAAGCACGCATCGCCGGGTGACGCCACTGCTTTGTACGAATGCGCGTCGTCGGTCTCTCGGCGACTTTGTGCGCATGGTCGTCGACACGGTGTGCCCCGAATTCGTGATGTACGGGGTCCTCGTCGATGATCAAGGCGCTAATCCTGCCGCTGTGCCGCGCGTGCCTGCGGTTTCTGCGAACAGACAAGGAGCACGTCGGCGCGATCGAGCGCTTTGTGCGGGCGGTCATCCTGCTGCTGCCCTACGGCGGATTGCTCGGACTGCTCCGCCTACGCCTCGCGCTTTGGGGACCGCTGACCGTCGACGGAACCACCGAAGACGGCATTCGTTTTCGATGCCGGCTGCCCGACCTGATTCAGATGTATGTATATCTATTCGGGACGTGGGAACCCGATGTCACAGCGTTTTTACGCCGCCGGCTGCAGCCGGACGACACCTTCATCGACATCGGCGCCAACATCGGCTGCATGACCGCACTGGCCGCCAAATTGGTCGGACCGCGCGGCACCGTAGTGGCGATCGAACCGTGCCCCTCCGTGGTTGCCTCCTTGCAGGACACGCTGGCGAGTAACGACCTCACGAATGTCCGCTTGGTCGCTGCCGCGGTGTCCGACCGTGATCATGAACTCACGCTCTTCGCAGGCCCGAACCACAATATCGGTCTCACTACGACCGTTGGCCGCCGCGGCCTCCGGGAGCAGGGCCGGGTGCGGGCGGCGCCGCTTGGTTCGCTCGTGACCGCAGAGGAACTCGCCTCTGCGCGCCTCGTCAAGGTCGACGTTGAGGGCGCCGAGGATCGAGTGCTCGCCGGCATGGTCGCATGCATCGACGCGCTCGCCGCGGATGCGGAGCTCGTGGTCGAACTGTCGCCGACGTGGTGGAGTGATCCACAGCTGCTACCGATCGACGTGCTGGGGCCATTCCTTGAGCGCGGCTTCCACATCTACCTGCTGCGGCCGGTCCTTGAGCGGTTTTTCTATGTCCGCATGCCGCCAAACGAATACGCATTATGGCGCTACCTGTGGCCTGGCGACGTCGGCGCGGCGCAGCGGCTCCGCGACCTCGCGATACTGAAGCGACGCGTAGCGCGGCTCGACATCGTACTGTCGCGCATCGATGCCGATGCGCTGTGACGCGGTAAACGGACAGCTGTCGCTGCAACCGCGACGCCGCTTGAAGAGGTTGAGCAGGCTATAAGCCCTGCTTTGCCAATTCGCAACTTATGTAGGGCGGCTAATCCGCTGAGGCCTTTCGCGTCGACGTGGAAACCGGACTCGTTACGCATCAGTAGGGCGGGGCATGCGTTCGCAGTTCCGCTTGAGCGGGTACTCGACAGTGTGAACGTTTACCTGGTCTTCTGCACCGTCGAGGCCGGCTTCCTTAACCTCTGGATCATCGGGTACGCGGTCATACTTCTGCTCGGCGGCCAGCGCGGTGAGGCGGGGATAGGGGACGCGATGCGCCGCTACAGATCGCTTACTGTTTCCTGGCCGGTCGCGCCTCAGTTCGCCAGGCGCTCGTTGGGCACCTGGTCCGCAGGCACCGCATTCTTCGTGCAATAACGGGTGATCGAACTGTCACCAGGGATTAAGTGCCAAAGTTTCCGCCGGGAGCCGAAGACTCGGCGCCGGTGGGCGGCGCGCCAGGACCCGCACCCGCTGGCGCACCAGGTCCCCCGCTCAGACGACTGGCCGCGAAGGCCGCGCCCTGGTCAATTATCGGGTTATTGGTCGAGTAGGTCTTATGTACCTCGAAGCTTCCCCCGCCGGAACAGATGGGGTCGTCGGGAGCGCATACCGTAATGGTCTTGGCCTGATAGAGCGGCCCGATGACGACCGGCGGCGCGCCGAAAAAGTTCATCATCTTGTCGCTTGGCAGTGCGTAGAGCACGACCGAGGAGACGTGGTTGGCCACCTCGGGGTCCATCGGTTTGGGTACACTCTCCGGATCAATCCCAGCCGGTACGGCAGCCGAGGTGACGAAACCCATTACGGCCGCGCCCGAGGAAAAACCGCCGAGCACCATATTGGTGTTGGGGCAGTCGTGCGCCATCGAAACAACATGCGAGCTCGCGTCTCTGATCCCCTCCTTGCCCGCGTTCGTAAAGTCATATGTGGCGGGGTAGTTGACCGGATATACGTCGAGCGATTTCGCGCCAACCCGCGGGCGCACTGAGTCGATGAATGCCTGTCCGGTCGGGCCGACCCCAGGAGGGTCGTCGGTGCCGCGGGCGAACACCACCTGAACGTCCGGACATGGATCGGCGGCGCCGGAGGGAATTGCACACACGAGAACGGAAACGCTAACCACCCACGCCGCGACTGCCGCAGCAGCAAGCAAACGGGGGACGCGACGTGCGATCATCCCGCAATGGTGCCACCCAGGCCATTCCCAAACGCGACTTTTCGGACACTGACCGCGATGGAATAGCACCGCCAGACGGTGAGCTGGTCCGCTGCACCGAAGGCTGATGTATCAATCGGCCGCCGCAGTCTTGTCCGCATAGTCGTCGCTTCCGGCTCGGCGCGGTGCCTGTCGATGGCCCTCAGTGCCGCCCATGGTGCCAAAGCCTCGAGCCGAAGCGTGCAAGCCGTTAGTTTCCTACCCGAGGTGCCGGTTTGCCGGATATCTCTTTCGGGAATCTGCCCGCACAGAGCGAGGGGCGTCGAATTGAAAAAGGCAGGAGAAGTGGCGCAAATCTTGGGCAAGGTCGCCATCGGTCTCATCGTGGCGGCCAATGTAATCACGTTGGCTCCGTGTGCGAAGGCGGACGAAAACAGCTTCCTCGCCAACTTGGGGCAGCATGGCATTTTCACCGTCCGTGATCCAGCTGTATTGGTGAACTTCGGACGAGGCATCTGCGACGATCTGGCGAATGGCGTTTCTATACCGGACGAGGTGAACCGCTTCCAGGCCAAGGAATTTCCTACCGCACCCACGACTACTCAGGCTCAGGCGTTTGTCGACGCAGCCCACCAAGACCTGTGCCCCGACGCACCGGGATAGTGGGTGTGCTAGTCGCTGGCCGTGGCCATGGTCAACGCATCGGCACACCGCGAATTTCTTTTGCCGGCGCAGAACTTGCACCTCATGTTGCGGGCGGTCGACCCATTTGGCACGTATCTAACACGGCGACGGCTACGCCATTCAACAAACGACGCCGGCTGCAAAACTATGGTGCGCGGTACTGGGATTGAACCAGTCCAATCGGTTTGCTAGCTCTGTGTACTTGTCCAGCGCAAATCCTGAATTACCTGCGCTGACAACGATCAGTACAGCGTGAGTCAAGCGGAAGCAAGCGGAACCGAGTGTGCTATGGTCAGGTCATGTGCAGGTCATGACCTGAGATGACCTGAGAACTGGGAGGCGCACAGTGACGCAGGATGGGGTCAGGTCACGTGACCTGAGAAGCGTCGGGAGCGCTGGCCCGTGACGCGGGGAGCCGGTCGTAAGGACCGCCAAACGGGCACCTTTGGGTCCGTGGACAAGCTGGCCACGGGCTACCGCGCGCGTTACTTCGGACCGGACGGCCGGCGCTACAAGGCTCCGACGCTGTTTCTGACCAAGCGGGAGGCCCGCGCGTGGCTGTCGCTGCGGCACGCCGAGATCGTGCGTAAGGCGTGGGAACCGCCGGACGCCCAGCGGCCACCGACGCCCAAGCTGACGTTCGCTGAATATGCCGAGCAATGGATGGCCCAGCGTGACCTGAAGCAGCGGACGCGAGAGCACTATCGCAAGCTGCTCGACGATCATCTGCTCGTCGAGTTCGGCGCGCTGCCGCTGGCGTCGATCACGTCGGAGGATGTGCGGGGCTGGCACGCCAAGATGGGGGACCGCAAGACACCGACGCTGCGCGCACACTGCTACGGGTTGCTGCGCACGATCATGGGCACCGCGGCCAGCGACGGCAAGATCACGGTGAACCCGTGCGTCATCCGCGGCGCCGGTAGCGCGCGGCGCGTTCACCGCATCCGGCCGGCCACACTCGACGAGTTGGTGATCATCACAAATGAGATACCCGAACGGTACCGGGCAATGATCTTGCTCGCGTCATGGTGCGCGCTGCGGTTCGGGGAGCTGGCCGAGCTGCGCCGCATGGACCTCGACCTCAGCGATGAAGTAATCCGCGTGCGCCGCGCGGTGGTTCGAGCCGGCGGTGGTTTCCAGGTCACCGCCCCCAAGTCCGACGCTGGCGTGCGCGACGTAGCGATCCCGCCGCACCTGCTGCCCGCGCTCGAGGATCACCTATCGAAACACGTTGGCGATGAACGTGAGTCGCTGCTATTTCCCGCGCAGAACGGCGGCCATCTGGCGCCGGCAACGCTGCAACGGCACTTCTACAAGGCCCGTGCTAAGGCCAAGCGGCCTGATTTGCGTTTCCACGATTTACGCCACTCCGGCGCTGTGCTGGCCGCTGCTACCGGAGCCAGCTTGGCCGAACTGATGGCACGCCTGGGACATTCAACGCCGGCCGCTGCGATGAGATACCAGCACGCCGCACAAGGCCGCGACAAGCAGATTGCGGCGCTGCTCTCGAAGCTCGCTGAGAA encodes:
- a CDS encoding cutinase family protein, whose translation is MIARRVPRLLAAAAVAAWVVSVSVLVCAIPSGAADPCPDVQVVFARGTDDPPGVGPTGQAFIDSVRPRVGAKSLDVYPVNYPATYDFTNAGKEGIRDASSHVVSMAHDCPNTNMVLGGFSSGAAVMGFVTSAAVPAGIDPESVPKPMDPEVANHVSSVVLYALPSDKMMNFFGAPPVVIGPLYQAKTITVCAPDDPICSGGGSFEVHKTYSTNNPIIDQGAAFAASRLSGGPGAPAGAGPGAPPTGAESSAPGGNFGT
- a CDS encoding methylated-DNA--[protein]-cysteine S-methyltransferase, with the protein product MSTKVFSYDADEPATLARLHTRLERSADENGLLDVAYRTIDTPVGALLLAATDSGLVRVAYDVQDHALVLDALARSVSPRILRAPARLDAAARQIDDYFAKRRKHFELPLDLRLANGFRRAVIEELRRIDYGQRESYASVAAAVGSPRAVRAVGTACARNPLPIVIGCHRVVRSDGSIGQYAGGEQAKSALLRLEAG
- a CDS encoding DUF732 domain-containing protein yields the protein MRLLLALTSAAVVISCAGFAHADPSGDDAGFLDGLNKAGITYQNRDSAIAAGKGVCQMLDDGKNGMDIVKQLRDANPGFSAHDAANFTMLAAAAYCPTQLNGGGGSNKS
- a CDS encoding tyrosine-type recombinase/integrase, producing the protein MTRGAGRKDRQTGTFGSVDKLATGYRARYFGPDGRRYKAPTLFLTKREARAWLSLRHAEIVRKAWEPPDAQRPPTPKLTFAEYAEQWMAQRDLKQRTREHYRKLLDDHLLVEFGALPLASITSEDVRGWHAKMGDRKTPTLRAHCYGLLRTIMGTAASDGKITVNPCVIRGAGSARRVHRIRPATLDELVIITNEIPERYRAMILLASWCALRFGELAELRRMDLDLSDEVIRVRRAVVRAGGGFQVTAPKSDAGVRDVAIPPHLLPALEDHLSKHVGDERESLLFPAQNGGHLAPATLQRHFYKARAKAKRPDLRFHDLRHSGAVLAAATGASLAELMARLGHSTPAAAMRYQHAAQGRDKQIAALLSKLAENK
- a CDS encoding FkbM family methyltransferase — its product is MIKALILPLCRACLRFLRTDKEHVGAIERFVRAVILLLPYGGLLGLLRLRLALWGPLTVDGTTEDGIRFRCRLPDLIQMYVYLFGTWEPDVTAFLRRRLQPDDTFIDIGANIGCMTALAAKLVGPRGTVVAIEPCPSVVASLQDTLASNDLTNVRLVAAAVSDRDHELTLFAGPNHNIGLTTTVGRRGLREQGRVRAAPLGSLVTAEELASARLVKVDVEGAEDRVLAGMVACIDALAADAELVVELSPTWWSDPQLLPIDVLGPFLERGFHIYLLRPVLERFFYVRMPPNEYALWRYLWPGDVGAAQRLRDLAILKRRVARLDIVLSRIDADAL
- a CDS encoding DUF732 domain-containing protein is translated as MAQILGKVAIGLIVAANVITLAPCAKADENSFLANLGQHGIFTVRDPAVLVNFGRGICDDLANGVSIPDEVNRFQAKEFPTAPTTTQAQAFVDAAHQDLCPDAPG
- a CDS encoding RNA polymerase sigma factor, producing MRPFEDVVAQHGATVLRVCRAVAGPDDAEDAWSETFLSALRAYPRLAPGTNVEAWLVTIAHRRAVDAGRARSRRPVPTDDIADGPAIHSDPASRDQGLWAALSRLPDKQRLAVAYHHIAGLPFAEIAELLGNSPDAARRAAADGIKTLRKTYERDEIA
- a CDS encoding Clp protease N-terminal domain-containing protein, which produces MPGPGPTSVTHPIRLDDLINAIKQAHADVLDQLSDAVLAAEHLGEVADHLIGHFVDQARRSGASWTDIGKSMGVSKQAAQKRFVPRADMAALDPDQGFGRFTPRARNVVVAAQNAAQEARNREITPDHLVLGLLSDPDALATKLLSEQRVDPDAVRAAVTLPPACDEPPQLTPFSGPARKALELTFREALRLGHNYIGTEHLLLALLELEDGDGPLHRAGVDKERAEADLTSVLESIVAGAGGDAAD
- a CDS encoding alpha/beta hydrolase, which translates into the protein MKKQLAATTYAVLLGTSTVVGMSAAKATIQIPDIICSTVHPDTATASGPRIQHIAVDENPVSVLLPPQYDTSMRRYPVLYLLYGADSNVDSFLVRTNLISVTSTFPDNQQFIVVTPPGGLTGFYVDWKDGSHNYETEIINRVIPAIDTQFRTLPDKGHRAVAGVSMGGFGAAHYGVKHPELFRAVGTLSGGDNNQAPDESAVIIGATVEQRKCADGLSAGQYDPFGMFGDPALDAGRWRAANPVANASQLRGMDIYLTAADGSPCDAADAETLVTNPAAGALEAGTGQTTLGLHVALRFAGIQHTYDPKPCGIHTYKYFTPEVATYVNRLARIFSS